The following is a genomic window from Oncorhynchus kisutch isolate 150728-3 linkage group LG6, Okis_V2, whole genome shotgun sequence.
CATTCCACAAGCATCTGTAAAGGattcttggaagctgaaaatgtcccagttcttccatggtctgcatactcaccagacatgtcacccattgagcatgtttgggatgctctggatcgacagttccagttcccaccaatatccagcaacttcgcacaaccattgaagaggagtgggacaacattccacaggccccaatcaacagcctgatcaactctatgcgaagaagatgtgtcgtgctgcatgaggcaaatggtggtcacactagatactgactgaTCCACGCCCCTCCCATTTTTTGAAAGTatctgaccaacagatgtatatctgcattcccagtcatgtgaaatccataaattagggcctattgaatttacttcaattgactgatttccttatatgaactgtaactctgtcaaatctttgaaattgttgcatgttgcgtttatagttttgttcagtgtataagtAAACGCAATACTGTTGGGTGCACATGTTTGCATTAgtgaacatacagtgccttgcgaaagtattcggcccccttgaactttgcgaccttttgccacatttcaggcttcaaacataaagataaaaaactgtatttttttgtgaagaatcaacaacaagtgggacacaatcatgaagtggaatgacatttattggatatttcaaacttttttaacaaatcaaaaactgaaaaattgggcgtgcaaaattattcagcccccttaagttaatactttgtagcgccaccttttgctgcgattacagctgtaagtcgcttggggtatgtctctatcagttttgcacatcgagagactgacattttttcacattcctccttgcaaaacagctcaagctcagtgaggttggatggagagcatttgtgaacagcagttttcagttctttccacagattctcgattggattcaggtctggactttgacttggccattctaacacctggatatgtttatttttgaaccattccattgtagattttgctttatgttttggatcattgtcttgttggaagacaaatctccgtcccagtctcaggtcttttgcagactccatcaggttttcttccagaatggtcctgtatttggctccatccatcttcccatcaattttaaccatcttccctgtccctgctgaagaaaagcaggcccaaaccatgatgctgccaccaccatgtttgacagtggggatggtgtgttcagggtgatgagctgtgttgcttttacgccaaacataacgttttgcattgttgccaaaaagttcaattttggtttcatctgaccagagcaccttcttccacatgtttggtgtgtctcccaggtggcttgtggcaaactttaaacgacactttttatggatatctttaagaaatggctttcttcttgccactcttccataaaggccagatttgtgcaatatacgactgattgttgtcctatggacagagtctcccacctcagctgtagatctctgacgttcatccagagtgatcatgggcctcttggctgcatctctgatcagtcttctccttgtatgagctgaaagtttagagggacggccaggtcttggtagatttgcagtggtctcatactccttccatttcaatattatcacttgcacagtgctccttgggatgtttaaagcttgggaaatctttttgtatccaaatcgggctttaaacttcttcacaacagtatctcggatctgcctggtgtgttccttgttcttcatgatgctctctgcgcttttaacggacctctgagactatcacagtgcaggtgcatttatacggagacttgattacacacaggtggattgtatttatcatcattagtcatttaggtcaacattggatcattcagagatcctcactgaacttctggagagagtttgctgcactgaaagtaaagggacgcccaatttttcagtctttgatttgttaaaaaagtttgaaatatccaataaatgtctttccacttcatgattgtgtcccacttgttgttgattcttcacaaaaaaatacagttttatatctttatgtttgaagcctgaaatgtggcaaaaggtcgcaaagttcaagggggccgaatactttcgcaaggcactgtagtgagAGATTGACTGTCCCCACAGGGAATTAAACCTCTGAACCTTTTGCCCTGTGTCTTGACCAGACCCCTCCCACTTTACACCCACTCCTAAGCACCCTCTCGCTGACCCCTCTGCGTCAGTATCTTCACATCTCTACTGCCCATCTCATTCCCCTGATAGCTGTTTCTACATGTCCTCTAACTCTCAATATTCACTTTCTCCCtgcatctctatctctccacaTCCAAGGCAGTATATCTACCCTGTCTATGCTGTTTGCAATTTCCACTTTCATAGAATTTCACATGAAGGTGTGTCCTTACAGAGCTTCTTTATCTTCCATCCCtcacctcttccctctcttcctactgaACGACAGTCAAAACCTCCAAAGGAAATATTCAAGCCCTTCGTGCAATCGGCAGAGCTGAAAAGCTTTCCAACAAGGTACTAGTCACAGGTCTTGTTTTGAAACGTTTCTACTTCATCTGATCATGACTTGCCTAGTCGCAACCTCATTTGCTACCCACCAGACAGTGTGTGAAAAATACAAATGAGCCCTGGTACTGTCCCAGACAGTGATGCAGAACAATGTTTAAATTCAGTTCAGGGTCATAAAAAATACAGATACGAATTGATGGACTAGCTGTTCGAGGCGCCCTCATCAAATGCTCAGTATACTATGTTTTCAGGACCCATGTTGTAATGTTTGAATATGCAACTCTGAACCAATGCAAAATGACTTTAAACAACAATGGATCACCCCTCACAATACATCTGATACAGACAACATGGATGTGACCATGGTTGACCATGTCATTTCTGTGACTAAACCAAGACAAAGAAAGAAAATAACTAGAAAGAATTTGGTTGAGTTATTTTTGTCTGGTGTAAGCGTGAAGGGACTTTATTGGGGCAGGAGTACTAAATGGTCTATATCAGACCCAGGAGCCCCTCTGGAGCTGGCATGGCCTGATTCGACTCGTCTAACAGGGCACATGCTCTCAACTTATTGTCAACGCTATGCCAGGGTGGCACTAACCGCTCAAGCCATCTCAATCTTTATCTTGGCATTTTTAAAGCATACAGTCAAAGTGTGCGAGctttgcatgtgtatgtgtgtgtgtacacttgaACGTTGTTGAGTCTAGGTGTCTCAACGCAGAGGTGTGTGCCAGGTTCACATACACAGGTGTATGTGGTAAGAGAGAGCTGGAAAGAGTGGAAACATGGGAATGTGTGAGACTGATTGTGTGCTTGAGTGAACAATtcgaacaagtgtgtgtgtgtgtgtgtgtgtgtgtgtgtgtgtgtgtgtgtgtgtgtgtgtgtgtgtgtgtgtgtgtgtgtgtgtgtgtgtgtgtgtgtgtgtgtgtgtgtgtgtgtgtgtgtgtgtgtgtgtgtgtgtgtgtgtgtgtgtgtgtgtgtgtgtgtgtgtgtgtgtgaatgtaagcCTTGATGAGTACATATGCACGCGCACAGTAAAACATAACATGTGCCTACAATAACACAGGGCCAGACGACCAGACTGCTTGCCTGCATgactagctaaccctaaccctgacaggCTGACTTCACGCCTGGCTCTCACTGCTGTTTGCATTGGAGCTGGAAGCTCCTCAGAGATGGGAACACTCAACAAATAGTGTGAAAATAAAGGATTCACACTTATAAAAGGACAGGCtggctcacacacagacacagaggaaacTCACATGgttacacacatcacacacacagacacagaggaaacGCACATGGTTACACATAtcatatacagacagacacagaggaaacTTACATGGTTACACAcatcatatacacacagacacagaggaaacTTACATGgttacacacatcacacacagacacagaggaaacTTACATGGTTACACAcatcatatacacacagacacagaggaaacTCACATGGTTACACAcatcatatacacacagacacagaggaaacTCACAtggttacacacagacacagaggaaacTCACATGgttacacacatcacacacagacacagaggaaacTCACATGGTTACACAcatcatatacacacagacacagaggaaacTCACATGGTTACACAcatcatatacacacagacacaggaaactcACATGGTTACACAcatcatatacacacagacacagaggaaacTCACATGgttacacacatcacacacagacacagaggaaacTCACATGgttacacacatcacacacagacacagaggaaacTCACATGGTTACACAcatcatatacacacagacacagaggaaacTCACATGGTTACACAcatcatatacacacagacacagaggaaaaTCACATGGTTACACAcatcatatacacacagacacagaggaaacTCACATGGTTACACAcatcatatacacacagacacagaggaaacTCACAtggttacacacagacacagaggaaacTCACATGgttacacacatcacacacagacacagaggaaacTCACATGgttacacacatcacacacagacgAAACGGACATGgttacacacatcacacacagacacaaaagaCACTCACATggttacacacacatcacacacagacacagagggagctcacaaggttacacacacatcacaaacacacaaaaagacAGGCTGAAGAGGAGTTGAACTGATTTCAGGGAACTTATAGCCTACTGAATGTAGGTTCAAAAATATTTGGGAAAATACAGTAAGGCATAattttctctaaaatacttttaaactggaagaacttgtcccgattggtatttttaaatcactgatgaatgattttgagactgattccctgacctgtcaatgtttttaatgggctgttattgattttgttatactcttatGAATTCtgtggtttttactagattacttgtagtttttcatgttgtttgtctgtcatttttgtaatgacttggtgcctcgtatcttggccaggacgctcttgaaaaaaaaagagattttaaatctcaatgagcccttcctggttaaataaaggttaaatatgtttattttattttaaatatggATGATGAGGGAGAAGTAATAGGCATCTAGGCAAGTTAGAGAAACACCAAACAGGAGGGTGAAAATCTTTGTCAATTGGATATCCTGCCATAGCCACACAATGCCCCATCTGGTGGTCAGTAAAAATACTGTACCCAGACCGTAAAAAAAACATTGagttggttggttggttcacTATCAGTGGTGTGCATTCATGGCTGCCAAGAGAGGCCAGGCTTCCCCACAAAATTCaccaagaaaaaaatattttaaaaacataaAATAATGTATCATTTGTGTTTAATCCTTCTCCTTCAAatcacaagaggctgaatgtacagtcgtggccaaaagttttcagaatgacacaaatataaattttcccaaagtctgctgcctcagtttgtatgatggcaatttgcatatagtccagaatgttatgaagagtgatcagatgaattgcaattaattgcaaaatcCCTCTTTTCCatacaaatgaactgaatcccccaaaaaacatttccactgcatttcagccctgccaggaccagctgacatcatgtcagtgattctctcgttaacacaggtgtgagtgttgacgagggcAAGGCTGGAGATCCCTcagtcatgctgattgagttcgaataacagattggaagcttcaaaaggagggaatcattgttcttcctctgtcaaccatggttacctacaaggaaacacgtgccgtcatcattgctttgcacaaaaagggcttcacaggcaaggatattgctgccagtaagattgcacctaaatcaaccatttatcagatcatcaagaacttcagggagagcggttcaattgttgtgaagaaggcttcagggcaccaagaaagtccagcaagcgccaggaccgtctcctaaagttgattcagctgcgggatcggggcaccaccagtacagagcttgctcaggaatgacagcaggcaggtgtgagtgcatctgcacgcacagtgaggcaaagacttttggaggatggcctggtgtcaagaagggcagcaaagaagccacttctctccaggaaaaacatcagggacagactgatattctgcaaaaggtacagggattgaactgctgaggactggggtaaagtcattttctctgatgaatcccctttccgattgtttagggcttctggaaaaaagcttgtccggagaagacaaggtgagcgctaccatcagtcctgtgtcaggCTGTGTtaggggttgcttctcagccaagggagtgggctcactcacaattttgcctaagaacacagccatgaatgatgaatggtaccaacacatcctccgtgagcaacttctcccaaccacccaggaacagtttggtgacgaaaaatgccttttccagcattatggagcaccttgccataaggcaaaagtgataactaagtggctcggggaacaaaacatcaatattttgggtccatggccaggaaactccccagaccttaatctcattgagaacttgttgttaatcctcaagaggcgggtggacaaacaaaacccccaaaattctgacaaactccaagcattgattatacaagaatgggctgccatcagtcaggatgtggccatgaagttaattgacagcatgccagggcggattgcagaggtcttgaaaaagaagggtcaacactgcaaatattgactctttgcatcaacttcatgtaattgtcaataaaagcctttgacacgtatgaaatgctttaattatacttcagtattccatagtaacatctgacaaaaatatctaaagacactgaggcagcagactttgagaAAATTAAtacttgtgtcattctcaaaacttttgggcACAACTGTACtgtatctcaccagagaaagcatccgaacaagtgaaacagcgcccctctgtcacTGTATGTGTAGTTCCAAAAGGGTATGACATTGTAGCCACCTGTAGCATTGAATTCAAAggaagccagtgagcatttgATCTCCCATGATGAAAcaagtataaaataatagccaatcagcgttgagctaaactgagtgagctcaactgtgaatgttcCTAGCGCACCAAAAAAAGTGTAAAGGGAAGCCAACTTGGATTTGGTGTGAATAGTGGAGCTCCTGTTTCCTttgtgacttgcggtaactcaCAGTGCTTCTAAATccatagttgtttagtggtccgaaaatgtcggaaacagtaacttgcttgaccatgctgtaggtcatgtaactgtttgctacatgcaatatgctttgtggacttcacaggACAGAGGTTGCTTGTCgcttttgtgatgaaacaaagctgtagttgaatttattctgccactgtgtcctcttattgtctcagcctttaggtctatatatcaagGCCGCAAGGcacatgaactaacaggttatagagcaaacaacgcaattattacacataggttgtaatatgtctTTTCTTACCCACGAACCGCTACTGTTCTGATATGATAATTATCTATAGTGAAGTAATACTACACTTCTAGACCTATTTGCTATCTCGTCTTTGAATGTCAATATTAAGTATTTAATTTCAAACCCAAATGTGCAGCATTAAACCTATGGTTCTGTCAGCTTCAATAAGATAGGCCTACACCACGGACACTATTATctgacatgcatgcacacacacacacgtcccgcCCAACTATGAGAGAGATAGCTCAACATTAAGCAATACAAAGTTCAGGCTGCAGTCTGTAGGTATAGAATGCTCACTGTCTAGGAAGAGGTATGGGTGCTGCACTGTGACTGCCACTGACGAACCACAGATCAGGGCATACTGTTACCCTGGGACACATAGTGGAAGCTATTTCTGAACTTGTACAAATTCCAGCTGGACCAGATCCAAGTCAGACTTCAGTAAATTAAAGGGACAGGTCAGCTGCACCATGATGAGCAGACACACCTATCAGTCATATTCACAATTTCCGATTGTACAGGCAGACACGGATCATTCTCTATGTAACTGAAGTACAGTTGATGAAAATACATTTATCTACAAATGCCAACCCTGTGAAATTAGGCGTGCTGAATTGCTTGACACATTAGCCTTCTTGTGAACTCTTAACAAAACATAAAGGAAATACAGACCATCTATTTCAAAGCTTCATCAGATGCTATTTTCCCACTTCAGACCCTTTCCTGCCATCTGATCAACATGTGATGTCGTTCATGGTAATCTATCAATCTCACGTGCATGTGGTCATGCGCAGAATTAGATTGGACAAAACTGGGACCTACTACTATTagtaggatcttaattttagCCGGTTTTAGTGTAAATTCCTAGCATATCAAGTTTATATTTGGTCAAGTGCAAAAGTGTCTAGCACTTACACAGCAGGAAATCTCATGTGCAGTTTACAAAGAGACAAAAACACAACAGACAATGTCAAACACCCATCCCATTCCTTCTTCCTCTCTATCACAGATCTTCCGGCCTGCCTTTTGCACTTGACCAAATATAAACTTGATATTTCTTGGCAGACGGACAGGTTGCAACGGGGAGGAGTCTCACAGTTCTGTTCAGTCCAGGACAGGCTGAAGGACAAACAGACACAAAGTTGCAGAAAGAGAAAGGGACAAAAGACTGACCAACAAAATTAAAGGTGAGTTAAACTTTTTGGGATAAAGAACAGAAAGTTTTTACAGATTTGATGGTATTTGTTTAATTTTTGCTTCCCAAGTGTTTCCCATTTCAGATCACCAGTAATATCAACAGGCCTATGGCTTCTGTCTGTTTAACATTACTTTTCATTTAGGTATTTAAAACACAATATTTATCATTTCAGATCACCAGTAATATCAACAGGCCTATGGCTTCTGTCTGTTTTTTAACATTACTTTTCATTTAGGTATTTAAAACACAatatttataaaaatgtatttcacttAATTTGAAAATGACTAGGTTAGACATTTACTGTCAGTTAATATGTATTGTGAGCCATTTTAATGGGGTATCTTATCTATGAAGGTTTATTGAGAGCTTTAGCTTGACCTACTTACTGTATGTGAAGTTGCTGGGGTAGAGGAGCCACAATACAAACTTTTAACATGGACAACATGTGGGCCTGGACCTGGATGATTTCATCTTGTCTATAGGGTGTAATAAATTACCTTTAAATATAATAGCACTTTTCTAAAAGGAATAAATCTACTCATCTGAACATAGCCTACTGCCTCTCTGTCTACACAAACATAGAAACTAATTCCCAGTTCTATCCTCTGTCCATTGGTTTAAGAGTTGTCTGTCTGTACTCCACAGGAATGGCGTCTCCTGCATCGATGGCGGCCCGCAGGGTATTATCTGCTGCATCACACGCAGGCCAtgagggaggatcaggtgtgtgtaATGTACTTAACTCTTCtcatattgtgttatattctctgtGCCCTACTGTCTGCACCTTTTGTGTTGAGTTGGGCTTCTGAGTTTAACATTAACAGAGGTTTGTGGAAAGTTGGCAGTCTTCCTCTTACATTCATTAAATGTTTGTGCTCTGCTGTATTTAGGCCTGTCAGGTGACTTACAAATGTATCATCTTGTAATTGAGGCGCTTCTGTCCTGCATGTCAGAGCCTGAGACAAGGAACCAAGGCTGAGTCACTGAAATCTGAACTGGATCATCAGTGTTTTGGAGCTGCTCTGTTACTTAGTTATGCTGGTGTTGTGATGTACCCAAGCCTTGATAACTCAGGGTCACACAGAACCGTTGAGTCTGATCTAGCGGAAATGGTTTGACCCCCACAGCTAGGACCTGGAAGATCCTGTCGTTTGTGTTGGCCCTACCTGGTGTGGCCGTCTGCATCGCCAACGCCTACATGAAGATGCAGCAGCACTCCCATGAACCCCCTGAGTTTGTGGCCTACTCACACCTTCGCATCCGTACCAAGGTGATACAGGAGGCACTCGGTTAACCAACAGACTAACTTCACTCACAGTTCATCATCTACATGTTAggattggtagtagtagtgggaTGTCTTTCTGAACATAGGTCTAGTTTTATCCAATCTATCCTGAATGATGAAAACAACTTTCTCTTTCAGAAATGGCCCTGGGGTGATGGCAACCACTCTCTCTTCCACAACCCTCATGAAAATGCTCTTCCTGAGGGCTATGAGGGCCCCCGCCACTAAGGAAACCTCCTAACTCTATGCTGATCATCCACCTTCCCTGATTGCTACATGCTGAATAGCTGTAATCTATAGCTCTAATGAACCTGGCATTATGCTACTGACCAAGGGGCCAATTCGCAACACTACTGACTGTGGTGCTCCCAGTCAgatagaaataaaaaatatactagttttactgtatcacacacacacactgagtggcTTCTCATTTGTTTACCTCCAACTGTCTGATGTTGTGTAAGATGAATGGAACTAGTATGTAAACAATATTCCAGTTCTGAATGCCAAACATACATTGAGGACAAGACAGACCAACAGAGACGTTGGCTGTGCATAGTGGGTGTGGCCTTGCTCTTACCACAGAACATTGGCTGTCATTTTCTGTTCATTTCCCGACAATTCTCCATGTTGAATCATCACTGTTCGTCTGAGCACCGAGCAGGTGATCTACTGCGCATAGCCAACATTCGTGTTGATCTGTCTTGTCCTTTAGATACAGTATGCCTTTTCAGACAGGACAAAAAGAGAAAGACGTCTAAACAGATTTATTGAGGAGCGTGGATTCACATGAGGCGAGTGAAAGCTGATCTCTGTTATCGTCACCTTGCAGCTACTCCTAAAGTTCACTTTATTTACAGCATATACAACATGGCACCCAGTCCCACCTGATTATTGGAGTGATCCAAGTCAATACAGGACATTTACAGGACAGCTGTGTATATTTCAAAATCAAACTGAAAATATTAAAAAAGTTAACATTACATGCAACAAAAGTATTTAGCATATTACATTATGCTAATATGTTTTAATTATAATACAACCTAATTTACAGTGCACCATGAGATAAAAATGATTTCACTCATGATTCTATGTCTGAGAACCCATCCCTTTAAATGGCAGCATGACTCCTTTAAATATAAATGTAATATTCTGAAGAAAATAATTCAAACTTCAATTACTTTGTAAACACCAATATTGGAATATAAAGGTTATTTGTTGTGAGACAAAGACAGATATTCACAAGGAAGGAAGGCTAATCATGTTGTGAAGACTTTTCACAATGACAAACGTTAACTTCAGAGACAATCACATGATCTCATACCATCCCTAATATTCTATTTgatcctctgtttctcctctcctcacctccatccCCACCCAACACCCCTCTTTCCTCCTAGCCCTCCCCCTCTCAGCTCAGGGCCATGGTGGCCAGACTCACTAGGTCACGTTTCAGAGTCTCTGTACAGTCTGCCTCTCTGGCCAGTCTGCGCAGGCAGTCTGCAGCCAGGGAAGAAGGGCGGGGCTGGGAGAAGCCCTGAGAGCCCAGCAGTAGGGACAGGCAGGCCCTGCCCAGTCCAGGATAGCTGTACCGTTGGGAAAACCAATACACCTGTGGTAGGAGGGTCCATCTACCAGGACCAACTTTAGAGTCCTGTACAGAATCCGCAACCTTCTGTGTGTTTGAAACACTCCGCAGTTTAGAACGTCTTTTGCAGCACTTTGAGGCAGAACTTGATTTCAGCGGATTGACACAAGTCTCCAGTCCTGAGGTTGTCTTTGGTGCACTAATGCCCTTCTGGCCTGGTCCAGGGGCAGAGTGCCGTCTACCCTCTGTCTGCTGACAGGGTTGGAGTCCAGAGCCATGTAGTGACTCAGCCTGGCCTGCTGTCACTGTGGGGGCCAAGGAGTCTGTCTGGGCCTCAGAACCACTCAACTCTAGTCCAGATGTGCGGTTTGCCAGGCTCTCGTCAGCAGACTCTCCCTCTGATCCATATTGGTCCATGTTAGATGGAGGCTTTTTGCCAACATCTGCAATTCGACCAGCATTCTTGGCAGAGCAGGacagcaa
Proteins encoded in this region:
- the LOC109878683 gene encoding cytochrome c oxidase subunit 6A, mitochondrial encodes the protein MASPASMAARRVLSAASHAGHEGGSARTWKILSFVLALPGVAVCIANAYMKMQQHSHEPPEFVAYSHLRIRTKKWPWGDGNHSLFHNPHENALPEGYEGPRH